The nucleotide window ATGAAGACTTAAATATTGGAATTTACTTATCAATATTCACAAGTGAGTAATAATATTCAATACTAAGATAAAAGAACAATGCTTTGACTAATAATAAAATCTATTTTTTCAAAAACTTCCAAACTGAAAAAAATACCATAAATTCATATAAAAACTTCTCAACTGTTTAGTTAAATGCTACAGTTATTTTTTTCGTGAAATTTATCTTATGTAGGCAGTGTTTTCTGTTTAACAGGGAAACACACGAGCGTGCCTTTAAAAAAATGAAAAATTTACATAAAAACTTTTGATGAAAAAAACATCACCTATAACTTTCGAGAATTTAGAAAAAATAACATTGCTTCTAATTCATCCATAAATCAGTTTTAAACGATTTTTTTATCTTAGGTAGGGGAATAATCAAAAAAGTTTTTTAATGGCGAATTTGAACCCTTTATGCTCTTCTGAGAACCTTCTTGATAATATTTCTGTCTTAAAATTCTAATTTTAATTCTAAATACACTTTCTTATACAAGTTTGACTTTTTTTTAGTTTATGTTAGTATGCTTTAATCTTTTATTAAAAAGGAGGTAGATTTTGGGATATAAGAAAATAATAATTTTGGGTACATTTTTGCTTGCAAACCTTGCCTTTCCAGCTCCAGTCAATGAGGCTAACAGAATCATTGATATTCAGCCCTTCATTTTTTCTGAGCCTTGCTGCCAAGCAGTTCTCCTGCCAGCTCAACTATTTCTTGTGTAAAATCATTTTCATCAATATTATAAATAGCTTTTAATTGCATATTCATATTTTTTATCTCCTCTATTTTTGAGGATATTTTTCAGTTAATTTTTTAAATTGTATCTTATCTTTTAGTCCTGTATATATCGCTTCCAAATTTTCTATTGTTTCTGTATTTTCATTAATTTTATCCCAAATTTTTTCTCTTAAAGTTTTTTCTTTTTCTATTTTAGGAGGAGCTTCAACTATTCTTGTTTTTCTTTCTGAAACTACCCTTGTTTCTTCTTTCTTTTTTGGTTTTCTAGGTTTGCTCAAAGGAATTGGATTATTATTATCTTCTTCTTCAGTAACTGCTACAATATCTACTTTTTTCTCAGTAGAGAATTTAAACTCAAATCCAGTAACTCGGCTTCTTCCCCGTCCACCAGAAAATCCATATTTTTTTTCAATTTTCAAGTTGTATTTTTCTCCTAATTCTTTTTGAATTGGTTTTAAAACCCAAGCATCTATATCAGTAATCCTGTACTTTTCAGGAATATCAAGTAAATTTCTAAATTCTTCAATGCCACATTTCCAAAAGCCTGTACTTCTAAATTGTTTCATTCTTCGATAAAATTCTTTCGTATAACTTGATTTTAAATCAACAAACTCTTCTAATTCAAATCTTGTCCACTTTCCAGGATCAAAATCATTTAATAAAAATTTAAAACGCTCACTAACTGAAACTGTTAAAATCTGTTTTTTAGGACTCGTTCTAAATTCTTTAAATAATGCAAATTGAATAATCTCATCGTTTTCTACAAGAGTAAAATTAAGAGCTAATAATTTTTTATTAATATTCATTATTGATTTTGAAAATTGTTCTATTGTTGGTTTTTTTTCAGACTTTATTAACTGCTTTAAATCATAATAAGAAAACTTAATTTCTTCTATTTCCCTATTTCTTACTCTATGAAGAATTGTCATCAATAAGTCAAGTTCTTCAGCCGTAAATCCTCTTAATCCTACAGTATTAAAATCATTATCATATTTTACAATTTTATTTTTCAAACTTTTTATTATATCATATATATCATATAAAGACAAGATTTCAGAATAAACTTGTTTTTAAAGTCTCTTGTTTTTAACGTAAAAACTTTTTTAAAGTTATATCATATAAAACTTGTTTTAAAGTCATAAAAACTTGTTTTAAAGACGTAAAGTTTTACGTAAAAACTTGTTTTATTTCAAATAAACTTGTTTTTAAAGTCGTAAAAACTTGTTTTTAAAGTCGTAAAAACTTGTTTTTAAAGTCGTAAAAACTTGTTTTTAAAGTCGTAAAAACTTGTTTTAAAGTCGTAAAAACTTGTTTTAAAGTCGTAAAAACTTGTTTTAAAGTCGTAAAAACTTGTTTTAAATAGTCTCCAAATCCTTTTTTTATAGGCATTTGCGGATACCTAAAAGATATAAAATATTTTAAAAGATATAAAAATCTTTTAAAATATTTTATTAAAAGAATTGATTTTTAAATTTTTCATTGTTACAAAAAGTACCCTTATGAATATATCTCTCCATTTTTAATACATTCAACCTTTTAATAATTCATATTCGTAAAATGTCGTTTTTAATACACCAAAAAAGTATTTAAATAAAACTAAGTAAGTGTTCCCCCATCAAAAAAAATCTAAATTTTCAATATAAGCCTTCCTAAACAATTTTTTCTTCTTATTTAACTTTCCATATCAAAAAATTTTTTAACGATAAATTTAACCCCTTTCTGACATTCTCAGATATATTTTAAAAATACGTTGACAAGCTTATCAGAATAAATTTCTAAAATTTCATATTTTTTAATTTTTAAACTATATATCTATCAAATATTAAATCTTCCTTATC belongs to Leptotrichia sp. HSP-536 and includes:
- a CDS encoding replication initiation protein produces the protein MKNKIVKYDNDFNTVGLRGFTAEELDLLMTILHRVRNREIEEIKFSYYDLKQLIKSEKKPTIEQFSKSIMNINKKLLALNFTLVENDEIIQFALFKEFRTSPKKQILTVSVSERFKFLLNDFDPGKWTRFELEEFVDLKSSYTKEFYRRMKQFRSTGFWKCGIEEFRNLLDIPEKYRITDIDAWVLKPIQKELGEKYNLKIEKKYGFSGGRGRSRVTGFEFKFSTEKKVDIVAVTEEEDNNNPIPLSKPRKPKKKEETRVVSERKTRIVEAPPKIEKEKTLREKIWDKINENTETIENLEAIYTGLKDKIQFKKLTEKYPQK